In Arachis hypogaea cultivar Tifrunner chromosome 17, arahy.Tifrunner.gnm2.J5K5, whole genome shotgun sequence, a single window of DNA contains:
- the LOC140180627 gene encoding uncharacterized protein, translating to MGRRVIPVPCCGVLSRVERHLGRHLEFCSEVVSRMSFWCIVFHLGYADLDYALRREEPLAPTDASTRIEVALYERWKKYNLLSMMFIKYCISTSIRGSIPNCRNVKDYMKSIDKQFELSSKVLVSTLMEQLISMKLTSVRSMREHIMRLRDIAAQLKVLEVDIFNSFLVHLILDFLSIQYRPFKISYNTHKEKWSINELLVMCVQEGGGLVQELGKSALLVTNKDGKKRAHKKKRKGIVSHPTKKEGV from the exons ATGGGAAGACGAGTAATACCTGTTCCATGTTGTGGTGTTCTGTCCAGG gtcgagaggcacctcggtaGGCATCTGGAGTTCTGCAGCGAAGTGGTTTCTAGGATGTCATTTTGGTGTATAGTCTTTCACTTAGGGTATGCAGACCTTGACTATGCTCTTCGTAGGGAAGAGCCTCTGGCACCTACTGATGCTAGTACTCGGATTGAGGTAGCATTATACGAACGGTGGAAGAAATACAACCTTTTAAGTATGATGTTCATTAAGTATTGTATCTCAACTAGTATTCGGGGTTCAATTCCTAATTGCAGGAATGTCAAGGATTACATGAAGTCTATTGATAAACAATTTGAGTTGTCTAGTAAGGTACTTGTAAGCACCTTAATGGAACAATTGATATCCATGAAGCTTACCAGTGTAAGGAGTATGCGTGAGCACATCATGAGATTAAGAGATATAGCAGCACAACTAAAGGTGTTAGAGGTTGATATCTTTAACTCATTTCTAGTACATCTTATTCTAGATTTTCTTTCTATCCAGTACAGACCATTTAAGATTTCTTACAACACACATAAAGAAAAGTGGTCCATCAATGAATTACTGGTAATGTGTGTGCAAGAGGGAGGAGGGCTAGTTCAGGAGCTTGGTAAAAGTGCACTGTTGGTAACAAATAAGGATGGTAAGAAGCGAGctcacaagaagaaaagaaagggtaTTGTATCCCATCCTACGAAGAAAGAAGGTGTATGA
- the LOC112763414 gene encoding uncharacterized protein, whose translation MTRFTKIAISIPDLHPEVHLHALKSGLRPGKFQETIAIAKPKTLAKFWKKAKGQIDIEELRQARKSDRTTYRDDDKTPTSKKSFKLTPRFDSYTQFNTKREDIIKEILHSKLIKPPRKVGTYQDTKNADKSKYCAFHQKHGHTIDDCVIAKDFLEHLARQGHLDKYIGGHIQKRPRSSRTEDSSKQQYRGKEKVSANNYEKPRGIINYISGGYASGGSSNSARKRSFRSICSLDGPQSDTQNPTQLPQLTFTQADYISSIQNLDDPVVITLQLGDLLVKKVLLDPRSSADVLFYSTFQKMKLSNNILQSTGGDLVGFPGERVQIIGSVWLQFLVVDCFSPYNIILGRPFLNKFGAIVSTVHLCVKFPLQDDHVVTIHGDHKEARHCYNIGMKFQNNSKQQVNSVDLTHNSSAIADLDPRADFRERPTPSDDLQKVYFNNDPNKFTFVGRSISKEELNAITTFLQDQADLFAWKPSDMPGIDPQIISHKLAINSSAKPVQQKK comes from the coding sequence ATGACTCGCTTCACCAAAATAGCCATCAGCATACCTGATCTCCACCCAGAAGTCCATTTGCACGCACTCAAAAGCGGCCTCAGACCTGGAAAGTTCCAAGAAACCATTGCGATAGCAAAGCCAAAAACCCTGGCCAAATTCTGGAAAAAAGCAAAAGGACAAATCGATATCGAGGAGCTCAGACAAGCTCGGAAGTCTGATAGAACAACCTACAGAGACGACGATAAAACTCCAACTAGTAAGAAAAGTTTTAAACTAACCCCTCGTTTTGACTCTTATACGCAGTTTAACACTAAGCGAGAGGATATCATCAAAGAGATTCTACATTCAAAACTCATCAAACCACCAAGAAAGGTCGGAACATATCAAGACACTAAGAACGCAGATAAATCAAAATACTGTGCCTTCCACCAAAAGCACGGCCACACCATTGATGACTGTGTAATAGCAAAGGACTTCTTGGAACACTTAGCTCGGCAAGGCCATCTCGATAAGTACATCGGAGGTCACATCCAAAAACGTCCCAGATCTTCCAGGACCGAAGACTCATCTAAACAACAATACCGAGGAAAAGAGAAGGTGTCGGCGAACAATTACGAAAAACCACGAGGAATCATTAACTATATTTCAGGAGGATACGCGAGTGGAGGCTCCTCAAACTCAGCGAGAAAGAGGTCATTCCGATCAATATGCTCGTTAGATGGCCCACAAAGTGACACACAAAATCCAACACAACTCCCGCAGCTCACATTCACACAAGCAGACTACATCTCTAGTATACAGAACTTGGATGACCCCGTTGTTATAACTCTTCAGTTGGGAGACCTACTGGTCAAAAAAGTACTGCTAGATCCCAGAAGTAGTGCCGACGTCTTGTTCTACTcaacatttcaaaaaatgaagCTTAGTAACAACATCCTCCAGTCAACAGGCGGAGATCTGGTCGGCTTCCCCGGCGAACGAGTCCAAATAATAGGGTCAGTGTGGTTACAATTTTTAGTAGTAGATTGCTTCAGTCCATATAACATTATCCTTGGTCGCCCTTTCTTAAACAAGTTTGGCGCCATTGTTTCTACAGTTCACCTGTGTGTTAAGTTCCCTTTGCAGGACGATCATGTCGTCACAATCCATGGAGATCATAAGGAAGCTCGGCACTGTTACAACATCGGCATGAAATTTCAAAATAATTCAAAACAGCAAGTTAACAGTGTCGACCTCACACACAACAGCTCGGCAATAGCCGACTTAGACCCAAGAGCCGATTTCCGAGAAAGGCCAACTCCCTCCGACGACTTACAAAAGGTTTATTTCAATAACGACCCTAACAAATTCACTTTTGTAGGTAGGTCAATAAGCAAGGAAGAATTAAACGCCATCACCACCTTCCTACAAGATCAAGCCGACCTTTTTGCATGGAAACCTTCGGATATGCCCGGCATAGACCCGCAAATCATCAGCCATAAGCTGGCTATAAACTCGTCTGCGAAGCCAGTGCAACAAAAGAAATGA